cagaatgttcggttacaaaaccagtttttttttaaaactattcctaatggaacatgccactttaacttccatttaaaccatattttgatgatttctactcaatttacccaatcatttgatgatttctactcaatttaccctatcaaaaaacgaattaaaaatgattgatgggtttttcaatcgaacgaggaacgtcaagaaaagagagaagaagaacaaatattatttttttcaaaactaaaaaatttcgattctcctccaatttttgtttttgattttgattaatagattcatttagattagatgtatatgattaaatttatatagttattaggttagttttaatttaaattaaagtaaaggataaatgtgtatttacctaactttaggacaccccttataagtatagggaggttggcctaataagaccatggtcccccaaaaataTCATGGTCCCAAAAGAAAATCGTtctttaaaaaaacaaaagatgtCCTTGAAAATAATAATGATCCTTTCTGATAATAACGAAGAAGTGTCGTCACGGAACTTCAAGAAGACACTCCTACGTCTCTATCGTACAGTATAGTGGTTTGAGAAGTTGAATTCCATTAACAAAGGCCAGTCTGCATGTAATGAATAGTACAATTTCATCAGTAATTCTATGAAAAGCTCACATGGAATTGTTGAAACAATGGTGGGGCTGGTATTAAAGGGTGAAACACCCAAAGCTATTTGCTTATTCGCATTGGACGGGATGCATACAACTTACAAGCATAACCTGAAGATGGAAATTCTCATCTTATCTAAATAAACATGTTTAACTTTTCTGGGTCCTTCAAAGTTAAAAGATCCCATTGCCTTGAATTGCTTCATGTCGCTCCCTTTTAATGGTACAGATAGCTGGGGTCTGTTTAGTAATTGAAAATTGGGACAAATTGCTGGCTGCCGTTCCGCATCAGTAAATGTACAACCTAATTCTCAACAACAATACTCAAGTTACTCAACTACAATACTAGCTCATCCGGATATGCCATTACTAGAAATGTAATacaacaatcgatatgcataaaaAGGGTGTGTACTTCGCCTGATGTGATCCCAAACAACCGAAAAACTTAGCTAAAACAAATTCTGTTTTTTTGGTACTTCACTTGTAAACTTAGACACAAATTCATCTAATCTCAGCTACCATTCATGAAGAACAAAGAACTGATATGCGTCACAGAATACTGGTCACTGATAGAAACAAAGATAAGGCTCTCTCACTTTGTTTTAGCTTTAGTGGCTCTCTTCATTGTCCGTGCCTTTACTCGGAGACTAACCAGCAAAGGTCCCATGATATGGCCACTCCTGGGTATAATACCATCGGTTTTACTCAACATTAACGACGTGTTTAATTATTTCGCTGATTCTTTAAATCAATCTGGAGGAACGTTTATTATCCGAGCGACTTGCATGGATCGTTTTTGTGGAATCATGACTGTAGATACTTCCTCCATCGAATATGTTTTGAAGACCAACTTTCTGAATTATGACAAGGGAGAGGCTTTTATAGATATATTCTCTGATGTATTTAGGAATGGAATTTTTGTTGCTGATGGGGAAACATGGAAAGAGCAAAGGGTTGCATTAACATCAGTTATGCACACCTCTTGGTTTGTAGAGTCTTCTCATTCGGTCATACAAGATCTGGTGCACCAAAAACTTTTAAAGTTGATAAATAAGTCTGTAAAATCAGATAAAATTACAGATCTACAAGATTTGCTACTTCGATTTACGTTTGACAATATCTGCATCACTACATTCGGAATTAGTCCTGGGTGTTTATCCATTGAACTTCCTGATGTTCCTTTTGTTGCGGCTTTTGAGAAAGCTGCAGAGCTCTCATATTACAGGATCTTTACTCCTACATTCATATGGAAGGCACTGAGATTCTTCAGTGTTGGAccagagaagaaactcaaggaagTCACCAGAATAGTGCACAAGTTTGTGGGGGAGATTATTACAAACAGAAGGATCGAGCTTTGCAAATCGGGTCATGTAAATGATCGGTCAGACATATTATCAAAGCTCATAATCAAGAAAGACCCGGACACTAAACAGCAGATGGATGATAAATTCAGTGACGACATGCTAAGAGATCTGTGCTTAAGTTTTATTCTAGCGGGTCGAGACACAACTTCAGTGGCACTAGTATGGTTCTTCTGGCTCATACATGAACACCCACATGTAGAAAACCTAATTCTCGATGAGATCAAAGTAATCATAAGCCAAAGGAAGTCTGACATAGAAAAAATAAACGAAGTTGTGTTTACAGCTGATGAGCTAAAGAAAATGGCATATCTTGAAGCTGCTCTATCAGAAACGCTGAGGCTCTATCCTTCTGTGCCACACGACATCAAGGAGGCTAGAGAGGATGACGTATTTCCTAATGGTACTGCTGTTAAAAAGAAAGATTTAATAATCTACTCCATGTATGGCATTGGCCGAACTGAAGCCATATGGGGGAAAGACTGCAAGGAGTTCAAGCCAGAAAGGTGGATAAAGAACGGGAAGGCAGTGGCTGAGAGCCAGTTCAAATTCCTGGCATTTAATGGAGGACCCAGATTGTGCGTGGGGAAGCAGTTCGCTTACATTCAGATGAAAATGGTGGCAGCTTCAATCTTGCTAAGGTACTCAGTCAAGGTTGTTGGAGGCCAAACAGTTGTTCCCAAGGTGACAACTACACTGTACATGAAAAATGGGTTGTCAGTGAATTTCAAGCCTAGGTTGAAACTCTGAGAAAACCTTTGGACCACTTCCCGTAAGGAATCTGGATTCACAGGAAGCCATGTACTTGATTTCTCCCTATATATGCTTTTGATTGTAAGACTCATtgtcaattgatttttttttcaggtGAAAATATGTATGACACTAAGGTATAACCCGTTCATGTGTTGTGAATTAAAACAATCAATAAACTGGTACACAGTTTTATGGTAACCTGACTTTCATGTTCATCCACAGTGAATTATTAACCGAGCAATATAAGACCAAGATAAAAGTGACGACTATAGAGCAGTCATTGACGTCTATAATAACTACACAAATATGTAAAGTTAAGTGTCATGCATTGGTGTGGTAAGACTTAAAGAGTATCATTTGCAGTACTTTCTCATTCTGTTAAAACTGGATGCACTCTTAAAATGCGAGAGGTGTTTAACATACAGCATTTATAGTTAATGTAAGCCCTCGTCAATTTTGGTTGAAAATTGTGCACAACTAAAAGACATAGATTTTGCATTGAAGAATTGCTACAGATGATAATATGCAAGGGGCTGGCATCATAACAGTAACGAGTTATTATGAAACTCACACTCACCTATTCTTGCTTCATGATATATTAGAACAATAAACAATCTGATTTGTAGAAGCATTCCAAGAAAGAAAACAAGTACCTGCGGCCTGAGGAAAATAAAGTGTCACCTTCAAGTCGGAAAGGGCAATTTGCTGAATCTTGTCTCTCCAACCATTCAAGTATTTGAGATTTCGATGCACTCTCAGGTGAAGTCCAGTAACCTCATATATATAAGCCCCCTTGAGCTCATATAAGACAAGAAGGTGCACCAGAACGTGTCTCTTATATTTCAAGCAACCATTTCAGTTCTTGACTAAACTGCAACCAAAATTTACTAATCCGTAACAGAATTCTGCTATGACAGAACAGTAAATAGAATATAACTTCAAAACCTAATAACATTTCCTAAGTCTTAAGCAATGCCAATTTCTTAGAAGGATACTAAAAAGATTGGCAATTATAACGACTAACAATAATGAACACCTAAATTTGGCAAGGTATTTAAGACCCGTAATGAACCAAATGGATATCCAATCCATCTAGGTAAGTATGATTATCCAAAAAGGTATACCTAATCGCAaaaaaatatccccaaattttagagaaaaaaacatacagaatcaaaaccaaacttacagagagagagagagagagagggactAACCGAGAGTTAAAGGAAGAACAGAGAGGTTAGCTGAAATTCTTACATGGTTTTCCCTAATTCTGTTGattaaaaatggcgggaaattgGAATGAATTTAGTGAAGAAAGGGTACTCATCTCTCGCGCATGTCGTCGGAAGAATTTATGTGGAGAAATAAAAATTCGGCTCCGGGATCGTCTGTGCCAAAGCCGTCTTTAGACAAAACACGTGTCAATTAGTGGCTGGGGTTGGAGGCGGGCATTCCTGGTAGTATTGACGTTGGGAGCAGGCCGAAAAGAAATTCTTTTTTCACTGTGAGGCCCACAATTAATATtagtaccgtgacacccataatatatgaaattattaaaacgtctgcatgacggattatgcatccgcatgacgggttatgtatcaggggtataattggcagcgcaatttggatataacatattaaaaaaaccgcgccttggaattttacaaattttatatcgtttgaAATCCTTTTAAGAGagttacgcaacgagtacaaataacaatatcaaatttttgtttttcacgaaaaaattcgGAGGCGCTCATCATTTTAGGAAATTTTTTCGAAAAcctgatacataaccattatgccgccaccaaaaaagatgcataacacattctgcagacgcataacgaattatgcaaccattttctcgactgcataaaaaattgtgcatctgcataacaaagttatgcttcTATAACAAGtaatgtaaccattgttttggttgattttagtgcgtacataaaaaatagatgcataatgcagtatgcatccatgtttacggatgcatatcaggttatgcaactattttctcgatgcataaaagattgtgcaacaattttctagatgcataatgcattatgcagtcatattttcctgttatgcatccattttcacgactgcataacatgttatgcagatattattgtaggtgcatgacaagttatgcgaccttattttttgttggtttcaatactaagaaaaaagtagctgcataacgtgttatgcaactgtTTTCTGGCCTGCATAATAAGTTATAcattaacttttgtagatgcataataggttatgcaacaaattttctggactgcatgacaagttatacAACTTTCAAATCCATCTCAGTCATAACCTGGAACAAAACCAAGCTCATTCACTACCCTTAGTTATCAAAGAATAGACAACACTTTTCGGCAATAACAATTAGAGACCAAGatgggttcttttttttttatcggtacCAAGATGGGTTCTAAAACTGAGGATTAAGTAATATAGAGTATGGAAACATTGTCTAGTAACTGGGGAAAAAGCATCCTTCCACATTTTCTTAAAGAAAAGATATGTTGCTTACCATTTTGTAGAAGCTTTCAGGGGATAAAAAGATCTTGAAGAATTCAGGAACTCTTCTAGTTACCAATGAAGATGACTTAGAAGTTGGTGTTTTTCTCGTCTTCTTCACCATATTTGCAGTTGATTACACAAAATCACTATGAAAAACTCTCCACCACCACTTctctttaaaaacaaaacaaagaatgggTTTCCTTTGCTCTGTGTACTCCCCCTTTTGCTTGGTGTGGAGAAAATAAAACCCAACACCAAAAAACCCATTTCAgttcaacatctcttcttctcgaTCAATCCAGCGCATAATCATCTCGATCAATCACTACCACCATCAAACCTTCTCTGGAATCCAGATTCGTTCCTTTAACAACAACAACTGCTTCAGACCCTAATTTCATTCTCTATCATATATTCCTTCTTGAATCTTCAAAAAATCAACAGAACCCATCACAAATCGAACCATCAACTCCTATCTGTTAATTCAATTTCATCAAATCTCCAATTAAATTGCAGCGCCAATCTCCACTAAGTCTCTTATTCATCTTAAATTGACAATTAACAATATTATCTTCGTCTGCATCTTTCAAATCAACACCCATACCATCAAATCAACCCATTTTTCTCTCGATTCatattcaacagcagcaacaactgcttttcttctttcttcctctctcGGATTCAAATAAATCCCTTTaattcttcttcacttcttcttaaTTCGTCAGCAGAACTCATCGATTTGCTTATAATTAATTGATTTTTCAGAGAAGAAATCGAGAGGACAAAtcgaggagaggaagaagaagaataagaagagatACAAAGAGAGATACCGAGAAGAGGAGATTGAACTGTTAAAAAACGGAAACAATTCTAAAAATTCTGGGTTTAAGAATAATTTTGACCGaagaaatgggtgcgcgcctgaacttttttgtcggtgggtttcacagtatccaaaatctggaaaatgggtgtggctgtagGTTTCACATTGACGTTCCGGAGCCTTAAGATTCCTTTAGGTTTCGTATCTGTATAACCTGTTTGGTTACTTTGGTATGAAAGGAACCGTTtattggggactactcaaaaatgatGGGGGACTACTCTCCATTTTTTGGGGTGGATATTATAAGTAAtaatgagtcaccccttatctaagttttCTTTTAATACCAAACTTTTCCTTGTTAATtaaattagtgtaatgattagtgggttaattaatgattagtgagattaaattaataagttattttttttcaaaagaagaattattgagagggagaagaagaagatgaagatgatgatgaagatgggggttttagaagaaaaaaagttaagatctttttctttaagagccacaacaagagtatgatgttttgggtactcatggatacttcaaatttagttaatggtgcttTAATTGGtcaaaacattcctaaaaatgaacaatttacaaatttATTTCGATTTGGTTAAAAAAGTTCGTCTACGAAATCTGaggaacaggtagccgaactcatctgcatGTGAAGTTCTGCTAATATTTctgaaaacacaggtagccgaactcagctttaatggatttttttctttcatagaaaagttcggttaggaaaagaaaattgcgacgtaaccaaaCTAGGAGTTCGTCTAGGAATTGTTTTTACGATGTAACTGAACTCAATATGCaggtttttcagagaaaagttcggttaggagaaattttttgcaatgtaaccgaactttttgtggggtaaccgaactttttgcgacgtaaccgaacaatAACTTGGACATTTTTTTCGACATAACCGAATTTTTCTCTGAAAACAAAAACCTCCATTGAATTGAGTTCGGCTAATTCGACAAATTTTTTCACACAATTCCTAGCCAAAGTTCtctctgtaacttccattttcaactcattctggtgattacttctcattttttcaatggaaaacgaatgaaaagtaatgggttttttataattttgattttgattttgttaatgatttgaattaagctatatatagaggTAGCGGTGATGGTGATTTGAGGTGGtctatggtggtggtggtcggtggtggtaggTGGTGGGGAGCGGCGATGgtaatgggaggaggtggttatatatataggtggtggtgatgggagtaggtgattatatatatatatatatatatatatatatatatatatatatatatataggtgaaggGTAGGTTAATCATTTCCACAATTTAGGACAACCTTTATAAGTATAGGGTAGACAttcctatcacaaagtagtctcccaccatttttgagtagtccccaaaaaaccaTTCTTTGGTATCGAGCATAAGCCAGAAATAGAAGTCATAAATGGAACAATTTTGCTTCACCCAAAGTaaatatttttgtttataaaagtCATTCCGTAATTCTATAGCCAAATAAATTTCCAAGTTTTCGATTCTCAAAAGCTAAAAGATAAATTCTGAATGTAGGTCAATTTGCAAACAAGTTATAAGTCAAATTTACGTTTAGTAAAATGGGTCGAAAGAATCAGGTAAAATTCTGCCTTAACCCAGCTCATGCTCTGATGATT
The nucleotide sequence above comes from Papaver somniferum cultivar HN1 chromosome 8, ASM357369v1, whole genome shotgun sequence. Encoded proteins:
- the LOC113306788 gene encoding cytochrome P450 86B1-like → MKNKELICVTEYWSLIETKIRLSHFVLALVALFIVRAFTRRLTSKGPMIWPLLGIIPSVLLNINDVFNYFADSLNQSGGTFIIRATCMDRFCGIMTVDTSSIEYVLKTNFLNYDKGEAFIDIFSDVFRNGIFVADGETWKEQRVALTSVMHTSWFVESSHSVIQDLVHQKLLKLINKSVKSDKITDLQDLLLRFTFDNICITTFGISPGCLSIELPDVPFVAAFEKAAELSYYRIFTPTFIWKALRFFSVGPEKKLKEVTRIVHKFVGEIITNRRIELCKSGHVNDRSDILSKLIIKKDPDTKQQMDDKFSDDMLRDLCLSFILAGRDTTSVALVWFFWLIHEHPHVENLILDEIKVIISQRKSDIEKINEVVFTADELKKMAYLEAALSETLRLYPSVPHDIKEAREDDVFPNGTAVKKKDLIIYSMYGIGRTEAIWGKDCKEFKPERWIKNGKAVAESQFKFLAFNGGPRLCVGKQFAYIQMKMVAASILLRYSVKVVGGQTVVPKVTTTLYMKNGLSVNFKPRLKL